The Paraburkholderia caffeinilytica genome segment CAAGAGATAGCCCGCAATAACCCTTCTTTTCGACCCATCGCGCCGCAGGCAAATAAACAACAATCACCATCACCAGCACTAAAGGCAAGCAAAGCAAACCTCATGGCAACCACGACCGCAAACCAGCAAGCCGCGCCCGCTTCCCCGGGCCCCTTGAAGCGCATCCTCCTGATCGCCCTCATCGCGATCATCGCCGCAGGCGCCGCCGGCGCGGGTGTGTGGTTCTACATGTCCAAGCGCACCCCGGCCCCGGCGTCGGCGGCAACCGCCAGCGCACCGGCGCCACTCCCCGTGCCGATCTTCTTCCCGCTCGAATCGATGACGGTCAACCTGCAATCGGACGACGGTCAGCAACACTTCCTGCGGATCGGCCTGACGCTCAAGCTCACCGACCCGA includes the following:
- the fliL gene encoding flagellar basal body-associated protein FliL, with translation MATTTANQQAAPASPGPLKRILLIALIAIIAAGAAGAGVWFYMSKRTPAPASAATASAPAPLPVPIFFPLESMTVNLQSDDGQQHFLRIGLTLKLTDPKIQQELTDHMPEVRSRILLALSNKHPEELAPLEGKRALATELQTLIEQPTDKGAAPIHVQDVLFTEFVVQ